In Bifidobacterium sp. ESL0775, the following are encoded in one genomic region:
- a CDS encoding 4'-phosphopantetheinyl transferase superfamily protein, producing the protein MDFNENSDSSGLSSGVLGIGHDVVDVDGFAAQLGETGSRMRGLFSTRELRQAAARAKAKHDGQAVHLAVRWAGKEAVLKAWCEALGERPNPYTLDDFPWAQIEILDDSRSRPRVVLSQDCEATLLRSLGARRTETAGADEESSDVVSGDEVSADGVSSDGDSFAFGGGRLGAGAPTLRWHVSLSHDGPIASAVALLVGESKR; encoded by the coding sequence ATGGATTTCAACGAAAACTCCGATTCGTCGGGTCTCAGCTCTGGCGTGCTTGGAATAGGGCACGACGTCGTGGATGTCGACGGGTTCGCGGCGCAGCTGGGCGAGACGGGGTCGCGCATGCGCGGGCTGTTCTCGACGCGTGAGCTGCGGCAGGCGGCGGCGCGGGCCAAGGCCAAGCATGACGGCCAGGCTGTGCATCTCGCGGTGCGTTGGGCGGGCAAGGAGGCCGTGCTCAAGGCCTGGTGCGAGGCGCTGGGGGAGCGGCCCAACCCGTACACGCTCGACGATTTCCCGTGGGCACAGATCGAGATCCTCGATGATTCGCGCTCGCGGCCTCGCGTGGTGCTGTCGCAGGATTGCGAGGCTACGTTACTGAGATCGCTGGGTGCGCGGCGGACGGAAACGGCGGGCGCGGATGAGGAATCGTCGGACGTGGTTTCGGGAGATGAGGTCTCGGCGGATGGGGTCTCATCAGATGGGGATTCGTTTGCTTTTGGCGGGGGACGGCTTGGCGCTGGTGCGCCGACTTTGCGCTGGCATGTCTCGCTGAGCCACGATGGGCCGATCGCCTCGGCTGTGGCGTTGTTGGTCGGTGAATCCAAGAGATAA
- a CDS encoding exo-alpha-(1->6)-L-arabinopyranosidase: MTNQATPVTSAKELSVEEQAALTSGTNPWSIGSVPEKGLPNYTITDGPHGLRKAQNLEGMDVDKAVPATCFPPAAGMSSSWNPDLVRETGEAMGEECIQEQVAVILGPGINIKRNPLGGRCFEFWSEDPYLAGHEAVGEVEGIQSKGIGTSLKHFAANNQETDRMRVSANVSQRALREIYLPGFEHIVKTAQPWTIMCSYNKINDVYSSQNKWLLTDLLRGEWGFKGIVMSDWGAVHDRAAALNAGLNLEMPPTNTDEKIVYAVRDGEIKHEQLEKMAQGMIDLVNKTRPAMEKGKAGYRYDVDAHDDVARRAAREAMVLLKNEGNLLPVKSGTKLAVIGEFARTPRYQGAGSSLINPNKLTSFLDALKDRGVKADFAPGFTLDDDAQDPALTSQAVAAAKGADTVLLFLGLPASYESEGFDRTSLDIPAKQVELLKAVAAANKNVVVILSNGSSVSMPWADDAKSILEAWLLGQAGGAATADVVFGDVSPSGKLAQTIINDLDDDPTMMNWPGEEGHVDYGEGVFVGYRYYDTFHKPVVYPFGYGLSYTTFEVSGAKAEKTGPQSARVTATVKNTGNVAGAEVVQFYVAPPKEAVARPVHELKGFKKVYLEPGESAEVSVDLDSRAFAYWSERFADWKVEEGTYKIEVGTSSRDIADAVSIDLEDDGKTVRLTEWSTFKEWKEDPIGGPVVDKVVAKLDKQFGHNIIPDSQLIVMFLDSCPVGGMSMLLGADEAEAFVAELKAEYEKAAK, encoded by the coding sequence ATGACCAATCAAGCAACACCGGTGACAAGTGCCAAGGAATTGAGCGTTGAGGAGCAAGCGGCGCTGACCAGCGGCACCAACCCGTGGAGCATCGGCTCCGTGCCCGAAAAAGGCCTGCCGAACTACACGATTACCGACGGCCCCCACGGACTTCGCAAGGCGCAGAACCTGGAAGGCATGGACGTCGACAAGGCCGTGCCGGCCACCTGCTTCCCGCCGGCCGCGGGCATGTCGTCGAGCTGGAACCCGGACCTGGTGCGTGAGACCGGCGAGGCGATGGGCGAGGAGTGCATCCAGGAACAGGTCGCCGTCATCCTCGGCCCCGGCATCAACATCAAGCGCAACCCGCTGGGCGGCCGCTGCTTCGAGTTCTGGAGCGAGGACCCCTACCTGGCCGGGCATGAGGCCGTCGGCGAGGTCGAGGGCATCCAGTCCAAGGGCATCGGCACCTCGCTCAAGCACTTCGCGGCCAACAACCAGGAAACCGACCGCATGCGCGTGAGCGCCAACGTTTCGCAGCGCGCGCTTCGCGAGATCTATCTGCCGGGCTTCGAGCACATCGTCAAAACCGCCCAGCCTTGGACAATCATGTGCTCGTATAACAAGATCAACGACGTCTATTCCTCGCAGAATAAGTGGTTGCTGACCGACCTGCTGCGCGGGGAGTGGGGCTTCAAAGGCATCGTCATGTCCGACTGGGGCGCCGTGCACGACCGTGCCGCCGCGCTGAACGCCGGGCTCAACCTCGAGATGCCACCGACCAACACCGACGAGAAGATCGTGTACGCCGTGCGCGACGGCGAGATCAAGCACGAACAGCTCGAGAAGATGGCGCAGGGCATGATCGACCTCGTCAACAAGACCCGTCCCGCCATGGAGAAGGGCAAGGCTGGCTATCGTTACGACGTTGACGCGCATGACGACGTGGCCCGCCGCGCCGCGCGCGAGGCCATGGTGCTTTTGAAGAACGAGGGCAATCTGCTGCCGGTCAAGTCCGGCACGAAGCTGGCCGTCATCGGCGAGTTCGCCCGCACCCCGCGTTATCAGGGCGCCGGCTCGTCGCTGATCAACCCGAACAAGCTCACCAGCTTCCTCGACGCGCTGAAGGATCGTGGCGTCAAGGCGGACTTCGCGCCCGGCTTCACGTTGGACGATGACGCGCAGGACCCGGCCCTGACTTCGCAGGCCGTTGCCGCGGCCAAGGGCGCCGACACCGTTCTGCTCTTCCTTGGCCTGCCCGCTTCCTACGAATCCGAAGGCTTCGACCGCACCTCGCTCGACATCCCCGCCAAGCAGGTCGAGTTGCTGAAGGCCGTTGCCGCGGCGAACAAGAACGTCGTGGTCATCCTTTCCAACGGCTCCTCGGTCTCCATGCCGTGGGCTGACGACGCCAAGTCCATCCTTGAAGCATGGCTTTTGGGCCAGGCTGGTGGTGCCGCGACCGCCGATGTCGTCTTCGGCGATGTGAGCCCGTCGGGCAAGCTCGCGCAGACCATCATCAACGATCTGGACGACGACCCGACCATGATGAACTGGCCGGGCGAGGAAGGCCACGTCGACTACGGCGAGGGCGTCTTCGTCGGCTATCGCTACTACGACACCTTCCACAAGCCGGTTGTGTACCCGTTCGGCTACGGACTTTCCTACACGACGTTCGAGGTCTCGGGCGCGAAGGCCGAAAAGACCGGTCCGCAGTCCGCACGCGTCACCGCTACCGTGAAGAACACGGGCAACGTGGCTGGCGCCGAGGTCGTCCAGTTCTACGTCGCCCCGCCGAAGGAGGCCGTCGCGCGCCCGGTCCACGAGCTCAAGGGCTTTAAGAAGGTCTATCTCGAGCCGGGTGAGTCCGCCGAGGTTTCCGTCGATCTGGATTCGCGCGCGTTCGCGTACTGGTCCGAGCGCTTCGCCGACTGGAAGGTCGAGGAGGGCACCTACAAGATCGAGGTCGGTACCTCGTCCCGCGATATCGCCGACGCCGTTTCCATTGATCTCGAAGACGATGGCAAGACCGTCCGGCTCACCGAATGGTCCACGTTCAAGGAATGGAAGGAAGACCCGATCGGCGGCCCCGTCGTCGACAAGGTCGTGGCCAAGCTCGACAAGCAGTTCGGCCACAACATCATCCCTGACAGCCAGCTGATCGTGATGTTCCTCGACAGCTGCCCGGTCGGCGGTATGTCGATGCTGCTCGGCGCCGACGAGGCCGAGGCTTTCGTCGCGGAGCTCAAGGCCGAGTATGAGAAGGCCGCCAAGTAG
- the rpsO gene encoding 30S ribosomal protein S15 — MALTAEEKHEIVTKYATHEGDTGSPEVQIALLSKRISDLTEHLKTHQHDHHSRRGLLLMVGDRRRLLDYLKKVDINRYRSLVERLGLRR, encoded by the coding sequence GTGGCACTTACGGCTGAAGAAAAGCACGAGATCGTAACCAAGTATGCGACGCACGAAGGCGACACGGGTTCTCCCGAGGTCCAGATTGCGCTGCTGAGCAAGCGTATCTCCGATCTGACCGAGCACCTGAAGACCCATCAGCACGATCACCACTCTCGTCGTGGTCTGCTGCTGATGGTCGGCGATCGTCGCCGTCTTCTCGATTACCTGAAGAAGGTCGACATCAACCGTTACCGCTCCTTGGTCGAGCGTCTTGGTCTTCGTCGATAG
- a CDS encoding polyribonucleotide nucleotidyltransferase — protein MEGPEIKAVEAVIDNGSFGKRTLRFETGRLAQQADGAVAAYLDDDSMVLSTTTAGSSPKENYDFFPLTVDVEEKMYAAGKIPGSFFRREGRPSNDAILACRIIDRPLRPLFPHTLRNEVQVVETVLACNPDDAYDMIALNAASASTMISGLPFEGPVSGVRLALVDGQWVAFPRWSERDRAVFEIVVAGRVIENGDVAIAMIEAGAGKNAWNLIYDEGQQKPDEEVVAGGLEAAKPFIKVICEAQNELKEKAGKANDKEFQLFPEYTDELYKRIDEIAHDDLNDALSIAAKLPRQERIHEIKEDVRAKLADEFTDMDDAEKEKELGNAFKELQRQIVRRRVLTEDFRIDGRGLRDIRTLSAEVGIVPRVHGSALFQRGETQILGVTTLNMLKMEQTLDSISGPQTKRYMHNYEMPPYSTGETGRVGSPKRREVGHGALAEKALVPVLPSKEDFPYAIRQVSEAIGSNGSTSMGSVCASTLSLLDAGVPLKAPVAGIAMGLISGDVDGKHIYKTLTDILGAEDAFGDMDFKVAGTSEFITALQLDTKLDGIPADVLAAALQQAKEARTTILEVINECIDAPAEMSPYAPRIITTSVPVDKIGEIIGPKGKMINQIQEETGADVSVEDDGTIYIASEGGEGAEKAKATIDAIAHPHVPTVGENFNGKVVKTTSFGAFVNLTPGTDGLLHISQIRNLTNGERIDAVEDVLKEGDTVEVTVQGVDDRGKISLAIPGFEDQESGPRGGGRGGRHDRDDRGGRGYRGHGRDREDRDDRRHSDRDDRDDRRPSRSHEDREDRDDADFEDRPRRRREERDDRDDRRRTERDDRRGHDREDRAERDDDADFEDRPRRRREDRDDYRRSDRHEGRRDGGYRGGRRNDRNPRYATDDHYDEYREDREERSERPRRRVRRDFDPFDD, from the coding sequence TTGGAGGGTCCCGAAATCAAGGCCGTAGAGGCCGTTATTGACAATGGTTCATTTGGTAAACGTACATTGCGATTCGAGACGGGTCGTCTCGCGCAACAGGCCGACGGCGCTGTAGCCGCCTACCTCGATGACGATTCGATGGTCCTTTCGACCACCACCGCCGGCAGCAGCCCGAAGGAAAACTACGATTTCTTCCCGCTCACCGTCGATGTGGAAGAGAAGATGTACGCCGCGGGCAAGATCCCGGGTTCGTTCTTCCGCCGCGAAGGCCGTCCGTCGAACGACGCCATCCTCGCCTGCCGCATCATCGATCGTCCGCTGCGTCCGCTCTTCCCGCACACGCTGCGCAACGAGGTTCAGGTCGTCGAGACCGTACTCGCCTGCAACCCGGACGATGCCTATGACATGATCGCTTTGAACGCCGCTTCCGCGTCCACCATGATCTCCGGCCTGCCTTTCGAAGGCCCGGTCTCCGGTGTGCGTCTGGCGTTGGTCGACGGCCAGTGGGTCGCCTTCCCGCGCTGGAGCGAGCGTGACCGCGCGGTCTTCGAGATCGTCGTGGCCGGCCGCGTCATCGAGAATGGTGACGTCGCCATCGCCATGATCGAGGCCGGCGCCGGCAAGAACGCCTGGAACCTCATCTACGACGAGGGCCAGCAGAAGCCGGACGAGGAAGTCGTCGCCGGTGGCCTCGAAGCCGCCAAGCCGTTCATCAAGGTCATCTGCGAGGCTCAGAACGAGCTCAAGGAGAAGGCCGGCAAGGCCAACGACAAGGAATTCCAGCTCTTCCCGGAGTACACGGACGAGCTCTACAAGCGCATCGACGAGATCGCCCACGACGACCTCAACGACGCCCTGTCCATCGCCGCCAAGCTGCCGCGCCAGGAGCGCATCCACGAGATCAAGGAAGACGTCCGCGCCAAGCTCGCCGACGAATTCACCGACATGGATGACGCCGAGAAGGAAAAGGAACTCGGCAACGCCTTCAAGGAACTGCAGCGCCAGATCGTGCGCCGTCGCGTCCTCACGGAGGACTTCCGTATCGACGGCCGTGGCCTGCGAGATATCCGTACGCTTTCCGCCGAAGTCGGCATCGTGCCGCGCGTGCACGGTTCCGCACTCTTCCAGCGCGGCGAGACCCAGATCCTGGGCGTCACTACGCTCAACATGCTGAAGATGGAGCAGACGCTCGATTCCATCTCCGGCCCGCAGACCAAGCGCTACATGCACAACTACGAGATGCCGCCGTATTCCACCGGTGAGACCGGCCGCGTCGGCTCCCCGAAGCGTCGTGAGGTCGGCCACGGTGCGCTCGCCGAAAAGGCGCTCGTGCCGGTGCTTCCGAGCAAGGAAGACTTCCCGTACGCCATCCGTCAGGTCTCCGAGGCCATCGGCTCCAACGGCTCCACTTCCATGGGCTCCGTCTGCGCCTCCACGCTTTCGCTGCTCGACGCGGGCGTTCCGCTGAAGGCTCCGGTCGCGGGCATCGCGATGGGCCTCATCTCCGGTGACGTCGACGGCAAGCACATCTACAAGACCCTGACCGACATCCTCGGCGCCGAAGACGCGTTCGGCGACATGGACTTCAAGGTCGCCGGCACTTCCGAATTCATCACCGCGCTCCAGCTCGACACCAAGCTCGACGGCATCCCCGCCGACGTTCTGGCCGCCGCGTTGCAGCAGGCGAAGGAAGCCCGTACCACCATCCTCGAGGTCATCAACGAGTGCATCGACGCTCCGGCCGAGATGAGCCCGTATGCTCCGCGCATCATCACCACTTCCGTTCCTGTCGACAAGATTGGCGAGATCATCGGGCCCAAGGGCAAGATGATCAACCAGATCCAGGAGGAGACCGGCGCTGACGTCAGCGTTGAGGACGACGGCACCATCTACATCGCCTCCGAAGGCGGAGAGGGCGCTGAGAAGGCCAAGGCCACCATCGACGCCATCGCGCACCCGCATGTTCCCACTGTCGGCGAGAACTTCAACGGCAAGGTCGTCAAGACCACGAGCTTCGGCGCGTTCGTCAACCTGACCCCCGGCACCGACGGTCTGCTGCACATCTCGCAGATTCGCAACCTGACCAACGGCGAGCGCATCGACGCCGTCGAAGACGTCTTGAAGGAAGGCGACACCGTCGAGGTGACCGTCCAGGGCGTCGACGACCGCGGCAAGATTTCGCTGGCCATCCCCGGCTTCGAGGATCAGGAATCCGGCCCGCGCGGCGGTGGCCGTGGCGGACGTCATGATCGTGATGATCGCGGTGGCCGTGGCTATCGTGGCCACGGACGCGACCGTGAGGACCGCGATGACCGTCGCCATTCCGACCGCGACGATCGTGATGACCGTCGACCCAGCCGTAGCCATGAAGACCGTGAGGACCGTGACGATGCCGATTTTGAGGATCGTCCGCGTCGCCGTCGTGAAGAGCGCGATGATCGTGATGACCGTCGTCGAACCGAGCGTGATGACCGCCGTGGCCATGACCGCGAGGATCGCGCCGAGCGTGACGACGATGCCGATTTTGAGGATCGTCCGCGCCGTCGCCGTGAGGACCGCGATGATTACCGCCGTTCCGATCGCCATGAGGGACGCCGTGATGGCGGCTACCGTGGTGGCCGTCGCAACGACCGCAACCCGCGCTACGCGACCGACGATCACTATGACGAGTATCGTGAGGACCGCGAGGAGCGCAGCGAGCGTCCGCGTCGCCGTGTCCGCCGCGACTTCGATCCGTTCGATGACTGA
- a CDS encoding ATPase, T2SS/T4P/T4SS family has translation MFGPLEELTREPALTDIAVTCEGRVWVDRGAGMTEYRPAVPFRSPQVVREYATQLCAQLGKRLDDACPIADASSVEGIRVHAVIAPIVPFGASISIRFPSRTVPRLSGLGAQGLFPVSWFPLLCGLVSKRATILITGGTGAGKTTLLKALLGQADPSERVVSVEEVRELGTLGRGNHVSLVVREANVEGAGAIGLPDLVKATLRMRPDRIILGECRGEEIADLLRAFNSGHHGGMVTLHADSVDRVPSRLVSLGLLAGLNQQALTMLAAGAFDVVLHLERRNGKRRIVQIGRLAADPERFAGESLATWDGSGMPVPGPAFNAFAKRWAV, from the coding sequence ATGTTCGGACCGCTCGAAGAGCTGACACGTGAGCCCGCGCTGACGGACATCGCTGTGACCTGCGAGGGTCGGGTGTGGGTCGACCGGGGCGCGGGAATGACGGAATACCGGCCCGCGGTGCCGTTCCGCTCGCCGCAGGTGGTGCGCGAATATGCCACCCAGCTGTGCGCGCAACTCGGCAAACGGCTCGACGACGCCTGCCCGATCGCCGACGCCTCGAGTGTGGAGGGCATCCGTGTGCATGCGGTCATCGCGCCCATCGTGCCGTTCGGCGCCAGCATCTCGATTCGTTTCCCAAGCCGCACCGTGCCGCGCCTGAGCGGACTTGGCGCGCAGGGCCTGTTCCCCGTCTCGTGGTTCCCGCTGCTTTGCGGCTTGGTGAGCAAACGCGCGACAATCCTGATCACCGGCGGCACGGGAGCGGGCAAGACCACACTGCTTAAGGCGCTGCTGGGTCAGGCCGACCCTTCGGAGCGTGTCGTCAGTGTCGAGGAGGTCCGAGAGCTGGGCACGCTCGGGCGCGGCAACCACGTCTCCCTGGTCGTGCGTGAGGCGAACGTCGAGGGTGCGGGCGCGATAGGCCTGCCGGATCTGGTCAAGGCGACATTGCGTATGCGCCCTGACCGCATCATCCTGGGCGAATGTCGTGGCGAGGAGATCGCCGACCTGTTGCGGGCCTTCAATTCCGGCCACCATGGCGGCATGGTCACTCTGCACGCCGACAGCGTCGACCGCGTGCCTTCCAGGCTGGTCTCGCTGGGCTTGTTGGCCGGACTCAACCAGCAAGCGCTGACGATGCTGGCTGCCGGAGCCTTTGATGTTGTATTACATCTTGAGCGTCGCAACGGCAAGCGCCGAATCGTCCAGATTGGTCGTCTCGCCGCCGATCCCGAGCGATTCGCGGGCGAGTCGCTGGCGACTTGGGACGGCTCTGGCATGCCGGTCCCCGGGCCGGCTTTCAACGCGTTTGCCAAACGCTGGGCGGTGTAG
- a CDS encoding DUF4244 domain-containing protein — MVERSRQVRGQVCLLDARVRTALAEPDEGAATAEYAVVLVAATGFAAVLVALLKSGAVKALLRALINKALKVV; from the coding sequence ATGGTTGAGCGAAGCAGGCAGGTCAGAGGGCAGGTCTGCCTGCTCGATGCTCGCGTGCGCACCGCGCTTGCTGAGCCCGACGAAGGCGCGGCCACGGCCGAGTACGCGGTGGTGCTGGTGGCGGCGACCGGATTCGCGGCGGTGCTGGTGGCGCTGCTGAAGTCCGGGGCGGTCAAGGCGTTGTTGCGGGCGCTGATCAACAAGGCGCTCAAGGTGGTCTGA
- a CDS encoding TadE family protein — MHGPRCRRRSRFLRQRRRGRDDEGAVTAEFAVVLPAVMVMAVLLMMLARAVTVEMNCQDAASAGARVAVVSGSDIDARAAALQAAGGDARVSISHGFKRVNVVVSCRVVPDPMHVLPMAVVGKATGVVQ; from the coding sequence ATGCATGGCCCGCGTTGTCGCAGGCGTAGTAGGTTTCTGCGCCAACGTAGGCGAGGCCGCGACGATGAGGGCGCGGTCACCGCGGAGTTCGCGGTGGTGCTTCCCGCCGTGATGGTGATGGCCGTGCTGCTGATGATGCTCGCCCGGGCGGTGACCGTGGAGATGAACTGCCAGGACGCGGCCTCGGCCGGTGCCCGCGTGGCGGTGGTCTCCGGCAGCGACATCGACGCGCGGGCCGCGGCCCTCCAAGCCGCTGGCGGGGACGCCAGGGTCTCGATCTCACATGGCTTCAAACGGGTGAATGTGGTCGTCAGCTGCCGAGTGGTGCCCGACCCGATGCATGTCCTGCCGATGGCGGTGGTCGGCAAGGCGACGGGAGTGGTGCAATGA
- a CDS encoding Rv3654c family TadE-like protein, with protein MSGLKRKLRRVFRGYDEGSGTINGVMLIAVTAILISAVALGGNLLVCISEARSAADQAAIAGAQSARDGDFDPCLKSRIASSANKASLITCKVDEEDVTVKVAVKTAVPFTPLVSRMARAGPVECD; from the coding sequence ATGAGCGGGTTGAAGCGAAAGCTCCGCCGCGTCTTCCGTGGATACGACGAGGGCTCCGGCACCATCAACGGCGTCATGCTCATCGCCGTCACCGCGATCCTGATATCGGCGGTCGCCTTGGGCGGCAACCTCTTGGTGTGCATCTCCGAGGCCCGCTCGGCCGCCGACCAGGCCGCCATCGCCGGAGCGCAATCCGCCCGCGACGGCGATTTTGACCCCTGCCTCAAATCACGCATCGCCTCCTCGGCCAACAAGGCCTCGCTCATCACCTGCAAGGTCGACGAAGAGGACGTCACGGTGAAGGTTGCCGTCAAGACGGCGGTCCCGTTCACGCCGCTTGTCTCGCGCATGGCACGTGCCGGGCCGGTGGAATGTGATTGA
- the dnaX gene encoding DNA polymerase III subunit gamma/tau, with the protein MALALYRRYRPDTFDGIIGQDQVTIPLSRALDEGKLTHAYLFSGPRGCGKTSSARILARCINCAKGPTSHPCGECESCKDLATGGPGSIDVVEIDAASHNGVDDARELRERAAFAPARDRYKIFILDEAHMVTQQGFNALLKIVEEPPEHVMFIFATTEPEKVISTIRSRTHHYPFRLVPPEVMGPYLEEVCEKEHIELEPGVLKLTMRAGGGSVRDTLSVLDQLMAGASDNEVSYDSAVALLGFTPDELIGEAIDAVIDKDGEKLYGVVEKVVVGGFEPRRFVEDLLARVRDLLVLTLGGEKAESALNDDSSAEDMGDLHRQSSALGLSTLTGMAETINDTLGNMTGAISPRMRLELLAAKLLAGRENGFAPAPATGAPVVSGGTSMPAGGNGMRQGNGGAQRRGGFIGSSRNAANRQQGSRQSTGQTAPASNGFTPNGSAPVPQSAGNASMQAPGAQPPAAAQTPGVDGSPAASQGNTNDASGRNPRSSAENAANAVNGSDQQGDRQASPVQVNVDPNATVEEKWDVVLGVLPENVREYVEHAKVPKVALATNPAGKSRLSMTFDCALSQHAFALAIASDAEHNGQKAANVVLDGVRSVFGPQTMIAPTSVAANGEKVISTKRMKPEDLAKVKHDIAMAKVSSAGGLGTAAGQGGHAASQPKEQKKADADASGESDDSSHRDGGAALGQGGDGTGFAGSQTNEVPGQAREVHQPVGASGNQASVRGDDAAKGFGSNPNLTAAATQDFRGGTDDPMADDYDPWMHPLPTPGSGNGQESTAVVSQATPTSQRTGAGVSSHVVPAGQPVNRAPEHHKKHVAVPDVSDGIDPWATASAESGTDQPASVQAMGQPAPTATDEPAPASTTNDPAAVTMNGPAPTSVNEPQTAPAAPQDKPAADPDDRGDVAARFESAETDDDAGQPQVAAEDDDYSLNDQSLGEATSVDMDELSKLFDVKKVETFAADDPKNPKNIKPVNRHPEDERRVEHGFGV; encoded by the coding sequence ATGGCACTTGCATTGTATCGACGGTATCGGCCAGACACATTTGATGGCATCATCGGGCAGGATCAGGTCACTATCCCGCTTTCCCGCGCCTTGGACGAGGGCAAGCTGACGCACGCCTACCTCTTCTCCGGCCCGCGCGGTTGCGGCAAGACCAGCTCCGCGCGAATACTGGCCCGCTGCATCAATTGCGCGAAGGGCCCGACCTCCCATCCCTGCGGCGAATGCGAGAGCTGCAAGGACCTGGCCACTGGCGGCCCAGGTTCCATCGATGTGGTCGAGATCGACGCGGCCAGCCACAACGGCGTCGATGACGCTAGGGAGCTGCGTGAGCGTGCCGCGTTCGCTCCGGCCCGCGACCGCTACAAGATCTTCATCCTCGACGAGGCCCACATGGTCACCCAGCAGGGGTTCAACGCCTTGCTCAAGATCGTGGAGGAACCGCCCGAGCATGTCATGTTCATCTTCGCGACCACCGAGCCGGAGAAGGTCATCTCCACGATTCGCTCACGCACCCATCATTACCCGTTCCGCTTGGTGCCGCCCGAGGTCATGGGCCCCTATCTCGAGGAAGTGTGTGAGAAGGAGCATATCGAGCTTGAGCCGGGTGTGCTGAAGCTCACCATGCGCGCTGGCGGTGGCTCGGTGCGCGACACGCTCTCCGTGCTCGACCAGCTGATGGCCGGCGCCTCCGACAACGAGGTATCATACGATTCCGCCGTCGCGCTGTTGGGATTCACCCCTGATGAGCTCATTGGCGAGGCCATCGACGCCGTCATCGACAAAGATGGCGAGAAGCTTTACGGTGTGGTCGAGAAAGTGGTTGTCGGCGGTTTCGAGCCACGACGCTTCGTGGAGGACCTGCTGGCCCGTGTCCGTGACTTGCTGGTGTTGACGCTTGGCGGCGAAAAGGCCGAAAGCGCGTTGAATGATGACTCGTCGGCGGAGGACATGGGCGACTTGCACCGCCAGTCCTCGGCGCTGGGCTTGTCGACGCTGACCGGGATGGCTGAGACCATCAACGACACGTTGGGCAACATGACCGGCGCGATTTCGCCGCGTATGCGTCTGGAATTGCTGGCCGCGAAGCTGCTGGCCGGCCGAGAGAACGGTTTTGCGCCCGCTCCTGCCACTGGTGCCCCGGTGGTGTCGGGTGGGACTTCGATGCCGGCCGGAGGCAATGGCATGCGTCAAGGCAATGGTGGGGCCCAAAGGCGTGGCGGTTTCATCGGATCAAGCAGAAACGCCGCGAACCGACAGCAGGGCAGTCGCCAATCCACAGGGCAAACGGCCCCAGCTTCCAATGGCTTTACGCCGAACGGTTCCGCGCCTGTTCCACAATCCGCTGGTAACGCGAGCATGCAGGCTCCCGGTGCGCAACCGCCGGCTGCCGCGCAGACCCCGGGTGTGGATGGTTCCCCCGCTGCAAGTCAAGGTAATACAAACGACGCCAGTGGTCGGAACCCGCGGTCTTCCGCCGAGAATGCGGCGAACGCCGTAAATGGTTCGGACCAACAAGGTGACCGGCAGGCGTCGCCCGTGCAGGTGAACGTCGATCCGAATGCCACCGTCGAGGAGAAATGGGATGTGGTCCTGGGCGTGCTGCCGGAGAACGTGCGCGAATATGTCGAGCACGCCAAGGTGCCGAAAGTCGCGCTGGCGACGAATCCCGCAGGCAAGTCGCGTCTGTCGATGACCTTCGATTGCGCGCTGAGCCAGCACGCCTTCGCGCTGGCGATCGCCTCCGACGCCGAGCACAACGGACAGAAGGCCGCCAACGTGGTCCTGGACGGCGTGCGTTCAGTGTTCGGCCCCCAGACCATGATCGCGCCCACCAGTGTGGCGGCGAACGGGGAGAAGGTCATCTCCACCAAGCGCATGAAGCCCGAGGATCTTGCCAAGGTCAAGCACGACATCGCGATGGCCAAGGTCTCGTCGGCCGGTGGCCTGGGCACGGCCGCCGGGCAGGGCGGGCATGCCGCCTCCCAGCCCAAGGAACAGAAAAAGGCCGATGCCGACGCCTCCGGCGAGTCCGATGATTCCTCTCACCGAGATGGTGGCGCGGCCCTTGGGCAAGGTGGGGATGGAACCGGTTTTGCCGGAAGCCAGACGAACGAAGTCCCTGGACAAGCCCGTGAAGTCCACCAGCCAGTAGGCGCAAGCGGCAACCAAGCCAGTGTACGTGGTGACGATGCGGCCAAAGGCTTTGGTTCCAACCCAAACTTGACTGCGGCTGCGACGCAGGATTTCCGTGGCGGGACCGACGACCCCATGGCCGACGATTACGACCCGTGGATGCATCCTCTGCCCACGCCCGGTTCCGGCAATGGGCAGGAGTCCACAGCCGTCGTCAGCCAAGCCACCCCGACGTCGCAACGAACGGGTGCCGGCGTTTCCAGCCATGTAGTACCAGCCGGCCAGCCGGTGAACCGCGCCCCGGAACACCACAAGAAGCATGTGGCGGTGCCTGATGTCAGCGATGGCATCGACCCATGGGCCACGGCTTCCGCCGAATCCGGAACGGATCAGCCTGCTTCCGTGCAGGCGATGGGTCAACCTGCTCCTACGGCGACGGATGAACCTGCCCCCGCGTCGACGACGAATGATCCCGCTGCCGTGACGATGAACGGGCCTGCCCCCACATCGGTGAATGAACCACAAACGGCTCCCGCTGCGCCGCAAGACAAGCCGGCGGCGGATCCTGACGACAGGGGAGACGTGGCCGCCCGCTTCGAAAGCGCCGAAACGGACGATGACGCCGGGCAGCCGCAAGTGGCGGCCGAGGACGATGACTACTCGCTTAACGACCAGTCGTTGGGGGAGGCCACGTCAGTGGATATGGACGAGCTTTCCAAGCTGTTCGACGTCAAGAAGGTCGAGACGTTCGCCGCCGACGATCCAAAGAACCCCAAGAACATCAAGCCGGTCAACCGGCATCCGGAAGACGAGAGGCGTGTAGAGCATGGCTTTGGCGTATGA